One Gloeothece verrucosa PCC 7822 DNA window includes the following coding sequences:
- a CDS encoding metallophosphoesterase family protein produces MNFRFAVISDPHIAISETIRNVPNRFHLVEVSIPALELVLTHLERLDLDFLLLPGDLTQDGEPENHQWLRQRLEALPFPVYVVPGNHDVPTLFPTDQSIGLKDFPYYYPNFGYHNPQQLYYHCELLPGVQLIGLNSNQFNQEGQQIGYLDEQQLTWLEKTLAEVKDQLVMVMIHHNVIEHLPGQSHHILGRRYMLSNAPALFKLLHKYGVKLIFTGHLHVQDVAYQQGIYEITTGSLVSYPHPYRIIQVQYKGQKQQEIEVKSYRVNGVPGWPNLPEMSRQWLGDRSYPFMMKLLTTPPLNLSVEEAEPLTPLLRNFWADIAGGDAMLDFPEFPPPVRRYFQKFNAVNLEGKPHLVDNQTTLLI; encoded by the coding sequence ATGAACTTTCGCTTTGCTGTTATCAGCGATCCTCACATTGCTATTTCTGAAACCATCAGAAATGTTCCTAACCGTTTTCATCTAGTAGAAGTCAGCATTCCGGCCTTAGAATTAGTTTTAACTCATTTAGAGCGGCTTGACCTAGATTTCCTGCTGCTTCCGGGAGACTTAACCCAAGATGGAGAACCCGAAAATCATCAATGGTTACGACAACGTTTAGAAGCTTTACCTTTTCCAGTGTACGTTGTTCCGGGTAATCATGATGTTCCTACTTTATTTCCCACTGATCAATCTATTGGCTTAAAAGACTTCCCCTATTATTATCCTAACTTTGGTTATCATAACCCTCAACAACTCTATTATCATTGTGAACTGTTGCCTGGGGTTCAATTAATTGGCTTAAACTCTAATCAATTTAATCAAGAAGGACAACAAATTGGCTATCTAGATGAGCAACAATTAACTTGGTTAGAGAAAACTTTAGCCGAAGTTAAAGATCAATTAGTCATGGTAATGATTCATCATAATGTGATTGAACATTTACCCGGACAATCTCATCATATTTTAGGACGGCGTTATATGTTAAGCAACGCGCCGGCTTTATTTAAATTATTGCATAAATATGGAGTCAAGCTCATTTTTACAGGCCATTTGCACGTTCAAGATGTGGCTTATCAACAGGGAATATATGAAATTACCACAGGCTCACTGGTGAGTTATCCTCATCCCTATCGCATTATACAAGTGCAATATAAAGGCCAAAAACAACAGGAAATAGAAGTAAAATCTTATCGGGTTAATGGCGTTCCTGGCTGGCCCAACTTACCGGAAATGTCTCGTCAATGGTTGGGTGATCGCTCTTATCCTTTTATGATGAAGTTACTCACCACCCCTCCCCTAAATTTATCAGTAGAAGAAGCTGAACCTCTCACGCCTCTGTTACGAAATTTCTGGGCAGATATTGCTGGCGGAGATGCCATGCTGGATTTTCCGGAATTTCCCCCCCCTGTGCGTCGTTATTTTCAGAAATTTAATGCAGTTAATCTAGAAGGAAAACCCCATCTAGTCGATAATCAAACCACTCTTTTAATTTAG
- a CDS encoding sulfate ABC transporter substrate-binding protein: protein MKHDPSQAIKSFLTKLSGFLTGSSRRRFTLIALASAIFALSISTVLPVNSQQKPQLISQGAKKVELTLVSYAVTQAAYSKIIPQFVAKWKREKNQDVVIQQSYGGSGSQARAVIDGLDADIVALALALDVNKIQQAGLIKPGWEKEAPNGAIVTRSVASLMTRKGNPKKINNWSDLAKPGVKVITANPKTSGGARWNFLVLWGAVSQTGGNEQKARQFVTQVYKNVPVLPKDAREATDVFFKQGQGDVLINYENEMILAQEKGQTNFTGIVPTVNISIDSPVAVVDANVDKHKTRAVAEAFVKYLYTPEAQREFAKVGFRSVNPTIAKETASKYPKVNRLFTVSNFGGWDTVQKKFFNDGAIFDQIQGSGR from the coding sequence ATGAAACATGACCCAAGCCAAGCAATAAAATCCTTTTTGACCAAGCTCTCGGGCTTTTTGACTGGATCATCGAGGCGGCGGTTTACACTAATCGCTCTGGCTAGTGCCATTTTTGCCCTGTCAATAAGCACGGTTTTGCCGGTTAACTCTCAACAAAAGCCGCAACTGATTAGTCAGGGAGCCAAAAAAGTTGAATTGACTTTAGTTTCCTATGCTGTGACTCAAGCCGCTTACTCGAAAATTATCCCTCAATTTGTGGCGAAATGGAAGCGAGAAAAAAATCAAGACGTAGTGATTCAGCAAAGTTATGGGGGTTCAGGTTCTCAAGCTCGGGCTGTGATCGATGGATTAGATGCTGATATCGTAGCGCTTGCCCTAGCACTGGATGTCAACAAAATTCAACAAGCCGGCTTAATTAAACCCGGTTGGGAAAAAGAAGCCCCCAATGGGGCCATCGTCACTCGCTCAGTGGCCTCCTTAATGACTCGAAAAGGCAATCCCAAAAAAATTAACAATTGGTCAGATCTGGCTAAACCTGGCGTTAAAGTGATTACCGCTAATCCTAAAACCTCCGGGGGGGCTAGATGGAATTTTCTAGTTTTGTGGGGAGCGGTCAGCCAGACGGGAGGCAATGAGCAAAAAGCCCGTCAATTTGTGACACAGGTGTATAAAAATGTGCCTGTATTGCCAAAAGATGCTCGGGAAGCGACTGATGTGTTCTTTAAGCAAGGCCAAGGAGATGTTCTCATCAACTATGAAAATGAGATGATCCTAGCCCAGGAAAAAGGCCAGACCAATTTTACCGGCATTGTTCCTACCGTTAATATTTCGATTGATAGTCCTGTGGCTGTTGTAGATGCCAATGTGGATAAACACAAAACTCGGGCTGTGGCAGAGGCTTTTGTCAAATATTTATATACTCCTGAAGCTCAACGAGAGTTTGCTAAAGTGGGTTTTCGTTCTGTTAATCCTACTATTGCCAAGGAAACAGCCAGCAAATACCCAAAAGTTAATCGATTATTCACGGTTAGCAATTTTGGCGGCTGGGATACAGTTCAAAAGAAATTTTTTAACGATGGCGCAATTTTTGATCAAATTCAAGGTTCTGGCCGTTAA
- a CDS encoding dolichyl-phosphate-mannose--protein mannosyltransferase, with translation MLAPFRRFSGFQWGMLGIFLFSLFLRFWNLSQFNTLVFDEVYYAKFANDYLIGTPFFQSHPPLSQYLIAFGIWLGSHLPASPDTVNNLTGSMRSTFSYRWLNALTGSFLPLIVGAIAYQLTDRRNYALIAAALVALDGLFLVESRYALNNIYLISFGLLGQLFFLLALKKPQVQFRLLIIAGVFFGCCASIKWNGLAFLLGIYLILALYNLKKIPFPPQLSLFISRLTRPEKILNHCQNINLFQFFVALLLVPLLIYSLLWIPHLIVNPEYNFWEVHREIYLFHRRIGGNSPTVHRYCSPWYSWLIMWRPVAYFYETAQTNQGKVIYDVHAMGNPILWWMSFLAILIVLILFGLQIFNKKTDNFYPSEMIIYLAFNYMANLLPWMEISRCTFLYHYMGSYLFTILALAWLINQWLNSQLILEKTTGVVTLVLIIVAFIHWSPIYLGIPLSDLGFKIRLLFPNWI, from the coding sequence ATGCTTGCCCCATTTCGCCGTTTTTCGGGGTTTCAATGGGGGATGTTGGGCATTTTTCTCTTTTCGCTCTTTTTGCGCTTTTGGAATTTAAGTCAGTTTAATACTTTGGTCTTTGACGAAGTTTATTATGCTAAATTTGCCAATGATTACTTAATCGGAACTCCTTTTTTTCAATCTCATCCGCCTTTAAGCCAATATCTAATTGCTTTTGGAATTTGGTTAGGTTCTCATCTACCCGCATCCCCCGATACGGTTAATAACTTAACGGGTTCTATGCGCTCTACCTTTAGCTATCGCTGGTTAAATGCGCTCACAGGTTCATTTCTTCCTTTAATTGTCGGTGCTATCGCCTACCAACTGACGGACCGCCGGAATTATGCTTTGATAGCCGCCGCCTTAGTGGCTCTTGATGGCTTATTTTTGGTAGAATCTCGCTATGCTTTGAATAATATTTACTTAATCTCTTTTGGGTTATTGGGGCAATTATTTTTTCTTTTAGCCCTCAAAAAACCACAGGTTCAATTCCGGCTCTTAATCATTGCCGGGGTCTTTTTTGGCTGTTGTGCGTCTATTAAGTGGAATGGATTAGCCTTTCTCTTAGGCATTTATTTGATTTTAGCGTTATATAATCTAAAAAAAATTCCTTTTCCTCCTCAATTGTCTTTATTTATTAGCCGCCTAACTCGCCCCGAAAAAATTTTAAATCATTGTCAAAACATCAACTTATTTCAGTTTTTTGTGGCTTTATTGCTGGTTCCTCTATTAATTTACAGCCTTCTTTGGATTCCTCATCTAATCGTCAATCCTGAGTATAATTTTTGGGAAGTTCATCGAGAAATTTATTTATTTCATCGACGAATCGGCGGCAATAGTCCTACTGTTCATCGTTATTGTTCTCCTTGGTATAGTTGGCTTATTATGTGGCGACCTGTGGCTTATTTCTATGAAACAGCCCAAACGAACCAAGGAAAAGTTATTTATGATGTTCATGCTATGGGCAATCCGATCTTATGGTGGATGTCTTTTCTTGCTATTTTGATCGTATTGATTTTATTCGGGCTACAAATTTTTAATAAAAAAACCGACAATTTCTATCCTTCGGAAATGATTATTTATTTAGCTTTTAATTATATGGCTAATTTGCTACCTTGGATGGAAATTAGTCGTTGTACTTTTCTTTATCATTATATGGGGTCTTATTTATTTACGATATTAGCCTTGGCTTGGCTCATTAATCAATGGTTAAACAGCCAACTTATATTAGAAAAAACTACAGGGGTAGTGACTCTGGTTCTGATTATAGTTGCCTTTATTCATTGGTCGCCCATTTATTTAGGAATACCTTTGTCAGACCTGGGATTTAAAATCAGATTATTATTCCCCAATTGGATCTAA
- the msrA gene encoding peptide-methionine (S)-S-oxide reductase MsrA, protein MNLVVPIKGASHTTVSAVTPKGSVKMPIAAAPREETAVFAGGCFWGMEAVFEHIKGVSNVVSGFSGDNQATANYEKVSSGNTQHAESVKITYNSSQISYRKLLEIYFLVAHDPTQLNRQGPDIGSQYRSVIFFVNDQQKQMAQAYIAELKGAHIFPKPVVTQLIALKGFYPAEEYHQNFAAHHPNHPYIVRYDLPKLQRLRETFPLLYKK, encoded by the coding sequence TTGAACCTTGTTGTACCCATCAAAGGCGCTTCTCACACAACTGTTTCTGCTGTTACTCCCAAAGGGTCTGTTAAAATGCCAATTGCCGCAGCACCGAGAGAAGAAACCGCCGTTTTTGCTGGGGGATGTTTCTGGGGAATGGAAGCCGTTTTTGAGCATATTAAAGGTGTTTCTAATGTCGTTTCTGGCTTTTCTGGTGATAATCAAGCAACCGCCAACTATGAAAAGGTTAGTTCTGGAAACACCCAACACGCTGAATCAGTAAAAATTACTTATAATTCCTCACAAATTTCCTACAGAAAATTATTGGAAATTTACTTTTTGGTTGCTCATGACCCAACCCAATTAAACCGGCAAGGTCCAGATATTGGCAGTCAATATCGCTCAGTTATCTTTTTTGTGAATGACCAGCAAAAACAAATGGCACAAGCTTATATTGCTGAACTTAAGGGAGCGCATATTTTCCCAAAACCCGTTGTAACTCAGCTAATTGCTTTAAAGGGTTTTTATCCGGCAGAGGAATATCATCAAAATTTTGCCGCTCATCATCCCAATCATCCTTACATTGTGAGGTATGATTTGCCAAAGCTTCAACGGCTAAGGGAAACGTTTCCTTTGCTGTACAAAAAATAG
- the trmB gene encoding tRNA (guanosine(46)-N7)-methyltransferase TrmB, translating to MTRVRVRQHVNPLSHKYSNPISIPNWQEVFADTALPLHLDIGCARGKFLLKMASLYPQINFLGIEIREPLVKEALVQRELLQLSNLHFLFCNINVSVSPLLESLPEGVLQWVTIQFPDPWFKVRHLKRRVVQPALVDAVAKYLRKDGLLFLQSDVESVALEMCDHFQQNPCFRKTHQEPWLQTNPFPVPTEREIATLNKNEPVYRALYQV from the coding sequence TTGACAAGAGTAAGAGTACGTCAACACGTTAACCCACTCAGTCATAAATATAGTAACCCAATCAGCATCCCCAATTGGCAGGAAGTATTTGCTGATACTGCTCTACCTTTACATCTAGACATTGGTTGTGCTAGAGGTAAGTTTTTATTAAAGATGGCATCTTTATATCCTCAAATCAACTTTCTGGGGATAGAAATTAGAGAACCCTTGGTTAAAGAAGCTCTTGTCCAGCGTGAGCTACTACAATTATCTAATCTTCATTTTTTGTTCTGTAATATCAATGTTTCTGTTAGCCCTTTACTCGAGTCTTTACCTGAAGGGGTTTTACAGTGGGTAACCATTCAATTTCCCGATCCCTGGTTTAAAGTTCGTCATCTTAAACGCCGGGTTGTTCAACCGGCTTTAGTGGATGCTGTGGCTAAATATCTGAGAAAAGATGGATTATTATTTTTACAGTCTGATGTGGAGTCTGTAGCTCTCGAGATGTGCGATCATTTTCAGCAAAATCCTTGTTTTCGTAAAACTCATCAAGAACCTTGGTTACAGACTAATCCGTTTCCGGTTCCTACTGAACGGGAAATCGCCACTTTAAATAAAAATGAGCCGGTTTACCGGGCTTTGTATCAAGTTTAG